The following are encoded together in the Phaseolus vulgaris cultivar G19833 chromosome 9, P. vulgaris v2.0, whole genome shotgun sequence genome:
- the LOC137820211 gene encoding CBL-interacting serine/threonine-protein kinase 6-like, which translates to MMGEKSSTGEANNSLLLHGKYELGRLLGHGTFAKVYHARNLKSGKSVAMKVVGKEKVMKVGMMEQIKREISAMNMVKHPSIVQLHEVMASKSKIYIAMELVRGGELFNKIARGRLREETARLYFQQLVSAVDFCHSRGVYHRDLKPENLLLDEDGNLKVTDFGLSTFSEHLRQDGLLHTTCGTPAYVAPEVIGKKGYDGAKADIWSCGVILYVLLAGFLPFQDDNLVALYKKIYRGDFKCPPWFSSEARRLITKLLDPNPNNRITISKIMESSWFKKAVPKNVMGVKREELDLEEKIKQQEECKSSTMNAFHIISLSEGFDLSPLFEEKKREEKEIRFATTRPASSVISRLEEVAKAVKFDVKKSESQVRLQGQERGRKGKLAIAADLYAVTPSFLVVEVKKDNGDTLEYNQFCSNQLRPALKDIVWRTSPPENPTPA; encoded by the coding sequence atgatgGGTGAGAAAAGCAGCACCGGCGAGGCTAATAACTCCCTGCTGCTACACGGGAAGTATGAGTTAGGGCGGCTACTGGGGCACGGAACCTTCGCCAAGGTGTACCACGCGCGGAACCTCAAGAGCGGAAAGAGCGTCGCCATGAAGGTGGTGGGGAAGGAGAAAGTGATGAAGGTGGGGATGATGGAGCAGATAAAAAGGGAGATCTCGGCCATGAACATGGTGAAGCACCCCAGCATCGTGCAGCTCCACGAGGTCATGGCCAGCAAGTCCAAGATCTACATCGCCATGGAGCTCGTGCGCGGCGGCGAGCTCTTTAACAAGATCGCCCGCGGCCGCCTCAGAGAGGAGACGGCGCGCCTCTACTTCCAGCAGCTCGTCTCCGCCGTCGACTTCTGCCACAGCCGCGGCGTCTACCACCGCGACCTCAAGCCGGAGAATCTCCTCCTCGACGAGGACGGCAACCTCAAAGTCACCGACTTCGGCCTCAGCACCTTCTCCGAGCACCTCCGCCAGGACGGCCTGCTTCACACCACGTGCGGCACCCCGGCCTACGTGGCGCCGGAGGTCATCGGGAAAAAAGGCTACGACGGCGCCAAGGCTGATATCTGGTCTTGCGGTGTAATCCTCTATGTTCTCCTCGCAGGGTTTTTACCCTTCCAGGATGACAACTTGGTCGCCTTGTATAAGAAAATTTACCGCGGTGACTTCAAGTGCCCGCCGTGGTTTTCATCCGAAGCACGCCGACTCATTACGAAGCTTCTCGACCCGAACCCGAATAACCGAATAACGATTTCGAAGATCATGGAGTCGTCCTGGTTTAAGAAAGCGGTTCCGAAGAACGTTATGGGAGTGAAGAGAGAGGAGTTGGATTTGGAGGAGAAGATTAAGCAGCAGGAAGAATGCAAGTCCAGCACGATGAATGCTTTTCATATAATTTCTCTTTCGGAGGGTTTCGATTTGTCGCCCTTGTTCGAGGAGAAAAAGAGGGAGGAGAAGGAGATTCGTTTTGCAACCACACGCCCCGCGAGCAGCGTGATTTCGCGGCTGGAGGAGGTGGCGAAGGCGGTGAAGTTTGACGTTAAGAAAAGTGAGAGCCAAGTGAGGTTGCAGGGTCAAGAGCGGGGTCGGAAAGGGAAGCTTGCAATTGCTGCGGATTTATACGCCGTGACGCCGTCGTTTTTGGTGGTGGAGGTTAAGAAGGACAACGGTGACACCTTAGAGTACAACCAGTTCTGCAGCAACCAACTTCGTCCTGCGCTTAAAGACATCGTGTGGAGAACTTCCCCTCCTGAGAATCCTACACCTGCTTGA